Proteins co-encoded in one Candidatus Tectomicrobia bacterium genomic window:
- a CDS encoding Trm112 family protein — protein sequence MAIDKELLEILACPVSKKPLELSADENFLICRESKLVYRIEDGIPVMLVDEAIPLDEWEKSQSKG from the coding sequence ATGGCGATCGACAAGGAGCTTTTGGAGATCCTCGCTTGCCCGGTGAGCAAGAAGCCGCTGGAGTTGAGCGCGGACGAGAACTTCCTGATCTGCCGGGAGTCGAAGCTCGTCTACCGGATCGAGGACGGCATTCCCGTCATGCTCGTGGACGAGGCCATTCCGCTCGACGAGTGGGAAAAGTCGCAGTCAAAGGGCTGA
- a CDS encoding glycosyltransferase family 9 protein: MSRRVLIIRLGAVGDVVHALPLASAIRDAWPDARIAWAAEPSPSRLLQGNPDLDEVLTVDTRAWRRKLPAGGFAVMRRDLGAIRRLEADVAIDAQGLLKSGFLAWASGAGTRVGFEHRACREGMNVLFTNRQALLPTHPHHVVEKNLRLLEPLGIPIPPPEARRFPLHERPEERETAEAFLRREGLLGRRPLLVMHPGAGWPTKRWAPERFAALGDAWREESGGGVLLTWGPSEEASVREVASAMRTGAAVAPETGIREMTALIRRGDCFAGGDTGPTHLAAALGLPCLAVMGPTDPVRNGPWGPGHKVLHRRLACSDCYGRSCPDIECLDRIGAEEAARGLLALWKTHEKYR; this comes from the coding sequence TCCGGCTCGGGGCGGTGGGCGACGTGGTGCACGCCCTGCCCCTGGCCTCCGCCATCCGTGACGCCTGGCCGGACGCGCGCATCGCCTGGGCGGCCGAGCCCAGCCCGAGCCGCCTCCTCCAGGGCAACCCCGACCTGGACGAGGTGCTGACCGTGGACACCCGGGCCTGGCGGCGCAAGCTGCCGGCCGGGGGCTTCGCGGTCATGCGCCGGGATCTCGGGGCGATCCGGCGGCTTGAGGCCGACGTGGCCATCGACGCCCAAGGGCTGCTCAAGAGCGGCTTCCTGGCCTGGGCGTCGGGCGCGGGCACGCGGGTGGGCTTCGAGCACCGCGCCTGCCGCGAGGGAATGAACGTCCTCTTCACCAACCGCCAGGCGCTCCTTCCGACCCATCCCCATCACGTCGTGGAGAAGAACCTCCGCCTGCTCGAGCCGCTGGGCATCCCGATACCGCCGCCCGAGGCGCGCCGCTTCCCGCTTCACGAGCGGCCGGAGGAGAGGGAAACGGCCGAGGCCTTCCTGCGCCGGGAGGGGCTCCTCGGCCGGCGCCCTCTCCTCGTCATGCACCCGGGCGCCGGCTGGCCGACCAAGCGCTGGGCGCCGGAGCGCTTCGCCGCGCTGGGGGACGCCTGGCGGGAAGAAAGCGGCGGGGGCGTGCTCCTCACCTGGGGCCCCAGCGAGGAAGCGAGCGTGCGCGAGGTGGCCTCCGCCATGCGGACGGGGGCCGCCGTCGCGCCCGAAACCGGCATCCGCGAGATGACCGCCCTCATCCGGCGGGGGGACTGCTTCGCGGGGGGCGACACGGGCCCCACCCACCTGGCCGCCGCCCTGGGGCTTCCGTGCCTGGCCGTCATGGGGCCGACCGATCCGGTGCGCAACGGCCCCTGGGGGCCCGGCCACAAGGTCCTCCATCGCCGCCTGGCCTGCAGCGACTGCTACGGGCGCTCCTGCCCGGACATCGAGTGCCTGGACCGGATCGGGGCGGAGGAGGCCGCGCGGGGGCTTCTTGCGCTTTGGAAAACCCATGAAAAATACCGCTAA
- a CDS encoding glycosyltransferase family 4 protein — MRPLSVVHVISSPWWTGAAEPALFLAADLAARGHRVRFLCGPGEALEARAERLGFPQAPDLDPTRSLNPWRVGRFVRRLAGMLEEAETDILHAHLSADHWLSLPALRLCRRPVRLVRTVHHPRAVKGNPFTRFLLNGAAAVIAPNSHIARVLADRAALPPERLHVVPGAVDLGRFAPPPAEAREKGRAILGQAPGTPLVGIVSRLAPDRGHFLLFDAFRQVAREVPGARLAVVGKGEFLPRLRSRVRDLGLEDWVDFPGYHEEDLPEVLAALDLFALMAPGSEGSCRAVLEAMAVGLPCVVTDRNGLADTVEDGVTARVVPDGDASRLAAALRELLADEGLRRAYGRAGRRRVEAHFTRERRAERVEEIYLKLLDPSLAISYAGERS; from the coding sequence GTGCGCCCGCTGAGCGTGGTCCATGTGATCAGCAGCCCCTGGTGGACGGGGGCGGCCGAGCCGGCCCTCTTCCTCGCGGCGGACCTCGCCGCCCGGGGCCACCGCGTGCGCTTCCTCTGCGGCCCGGGCGAGGCGCTGGAGGCCCGGGCGGAGCGCCTGGGGTTCCCCCAGGCGCCCGACCTCGATCCCACCCGGAGCCTGAACCCCTGGCGCGTCGGCCGGTTCGTCCGGCGGCTGGCGGGGATGCTGGAGGAGGCGGAGACCGACATCCTCCACGCCCATCTCTCCGCCGACCATTGGCTCTCGCTCCCGGCTCTCCGGCTGTGCCGGCGCCCGGTGCGCCTCGTCCGCACCGTCCATCATCCCCGGGCGGTGAAAGGCAATCCCTTCACCCGCTTTCTCCTGAATGGCGCCGCCGCGGTCATCGCCCCGAATAGCCACATCGCGCGCGTCCTGGCGGACCGCGCCGCCCTCCCGCCGGAGCGCCTCCACGTGGTCCCCGGGGCGGTGGACCTCGGCCGCTTCGCCCCGCCCCCGGCGGAGGCGCGGGAGAAGGGGCGGGCCATCCTGGGCCAGGCGCCGGGGACGCCCCTCGTCGGCATCGTGTCGCGTCTGGCCCCGGACCGGGGGCACTTCCTCCTCTTCGACGCCTTCCGGCAAGTGGCGCGCGAGGTCCCCGGCGCGCGCCTCGCGGTGGTGGGGAAGGGGGAGTTCCTGCCGCGCCTGAGGAGCCGGGTGCGGGACTTGGGGCTGGAGGACTGGGTCGATTTCCCCGGCTACCACGAGGAGGACCTCCCCGAGGTCCTCGCCGCGCTGGACCTCTTCGCCTTGATGGCGCCGGGCTCGGAGGGGAGCTGCCGGGCGGTGCTCGAGGCGATGGCGGTGGGCTTGCCCTGCGTGGTGACCGACCGGAACGGCCTGGCCGACACCGTGGAGGACGGCGTCACCGCCCGGGTGGTGCCGGACGGGGACGCCTCGCGGCTGGCGGCCGCCCTGCGGGAGCTGCTCGCGGACGAGGGGCTCCGGCGCGCCTACGGGCGAGCCGGGCGGCGGCGGGTGGAGGCGCACTTCACGCGCGAGCGCCGGGCCGAACGGGTGGA
- a CDS encoding glycosyltransferase family 2 protein, whose product MAVSGVAERPVGAEAGAGAAPGRAALSVAIVTRDEAARVIPCLESAAWADEIVVVDSGSSDGTQELCRARGAVVLERPWGGYAAQKNLALGEARHPWVLSLDADERVTEELKAQILQVLAADGPCDGYRMPRKNIFFGKWLRRGDFWPDHQIRLFRKARGRFSDKAVHESVEVEGRVGELTAPLEHRSYERLEEYFARQVRYAALAAEERSGQAGAVRLRDLLLRPAGRFAKGYVLKGGWRDGIEGFIAAAGGAFYVFMRTAFLWERRRGTRG is encoded by the coding sequence ATGGCCGTGTCCGGGGTGGCGGAGCGCCCCGTGGGCGCGGAGGCGGGCGCGGGGGCGGCTCCCGGCCGGGCGGCCCTGAGCGTGGCCATCGTCACGCGAGACGAGGCCGCCCGCGTCATTCCCTGCCTCGAGAGCGCCGCCTGGGCCGACGAGATCGTGGTGGTGGACAGCGGCAGCTCGGACGGCACCCAGGAGCTCTGCCGTGCGCGCGGCGCCGTGGTCCTCGAGCGCCCCTGGGGAGGCTACGCCGCCCAGAAGAACCTCGCCCTGGGAGAAGCGCGCCATCCCTGGGTTCTCAGCCTCGACGCTGACGAGCGGGTGACGGAGGAGCTCAAGGCGCAGATCCTCCAAGTCCTCGCCGCGGACGGCCCCTGCGACGGCTACCGCATGCCCCGTAAAAACATCTTCTTCGGCAAGTGGCTCCGCCGCGGCGACTTCTGGCCCGACCACCAGATCCGCCTCTTCCGGAAGGCCCGGGGCCGGTTCAGCGATAAGGCCGTCCATGAGTCGGTGGAGGTGGAGGGCCGGGTGGGGGAGCTGACCGCCCCCCTCGAGCACCGGAGCTACGAGCGGCTGGAGGAGTACTTCGCCCGCCAGGTCCGGTACGCGGCGCTGGCGGCGGAAGAACGGTCCGGGCAGGCCGGGGCCGTCCGCCTTCGCGACCTCCTCCTCCGCCCCGCGGGGCGGTTCGCGAAGGGCTATGTGCTAAAGGGCGGCTGGCGGGACGGGATCGAGGGTTTCATCGCCGCGGCCGGGGGGGCCTTCTATGTCTTCATGCGGACCGCCTTCCTGTGGGAGAGGCGCCGGGGGACGCGTGGCTAG
- a CDS encoding glycosyltransferase, whose product MARMLRVIHTEASPGWGGQEKRILLEAVSLRERGHRVLLIGQPGSLLRREAERAGVPFRPVRMRFVSDPAALWGFLRAFREERPDIVHTHSSKDSWLAGLAGRLLGLTVVRTRHVSIPVSGHRLNLAYRLPHLVMTTAERIRGMLVEGGFCDGARVKVLPTGVDLARFREGIPPKLFREEMGLAEGVPAVGIVAQLRKSKGHEHFLEAARLLRQQGAAARFFVVGDGHWRDIFCEEARRLGVLDGTVSFLGYREDIPEVMAGLDLLVIASTRTEGIPQVALQAMAMGLPVVGTDVGGVPEVLLPSGAGVVVPVGNPPALAAAVRELLEDPARRARMGEAGRVFARERHSLERMLEETVHAYEEVLAACAR is encoded by the coding sequence GTGGCTAGGATGCTGCGGGTGATCCATACCGAGGCCTCCCCCGGCTGGGGCGGCCAGGAGAAGCGGATCCTGCTGGAGGCCGTCTCCCTCCGGGAGCGGGGCCACCGCGTCCTCCTGATCGGCCAGCCCGGGAGCCTTCTCCGGCGGGAGGCGGAGCGGGCCGGGGTGCCCTTCCGCCCCGTGCGGATGCGCTTCGTCTCCGACCCGGCCGCGCTCTGGGGCTTCCTGCGCGCCTTCCGCGAGGAGCGGCCCGACATCGTCCACACCCACAGCAGCAAGGACAGCTGGCTGGCGGGGCTGGCGGGAAGACTCCTGGGCCTCACCGTCGTCCGCACCCGCCACGTCTCCATCCCCGTGAGCGGGCACAGGCTCAACCTCGCCTACCGGCTCCCCCACCTCGTGATGACCACGGCGGAGCGCATCCGGGGGATGCTGGTGGAGGGGGGGTTCTGCGACGGGGCGCGCGTGAAGGTGCTGCCCACGGGCGTGGACCTCGCGCGCTTCCGCGAGGGCATCCCGCCCAAGCTCTTCCGGGAGGAGATGGGCCTGGCGGAGGGCGTCCCGGCCGTGGGCATCGTGGCCCAGCTCCGCAAGAGCAAGGGGCACGAGCACTTCCTCGAGGCGGCCCGCCTCCTGCGGCAGCAGGGCGCCGCCGCCCGCTTCTTCGTGGTGGGGGACGGCCACTGGCGCGACATCTTCTGCGAGGAGGCCCGCCGCCTCGGGGTGCTGGACGGGACGGTTTCTTTCCTCGGCTACCGGGAGGACATCCCCGAGGTGATGGCCGGGCTCGACCTGCTCGTCATCGCCTCGACGCGCACCGAGGGCATCCCCCAGGTGGCGCTCCAGGCCATGGCGATGGGGCTCCCCGTCGTGGGGACGGACGTCGGCGGGGTGCCCGAGGTGCTCCTGCCCTCGGGGGCGGGGGTGGTGGTGCCGGTGGGGAATCCCCCGGCCCTCGCCGCCGCCGTGCGGGAGTTGCTCGAAGATCCGGCGCGGCGCGCCCGGATGGGTGAAGCCGGCCGGGTCTTCGCGCGGGAGCGGCATTCCCTCGAGCGGATGCTGGAGGAGACGGTCCACGCCTACGAGGAGGTGCTCGCCGCGTGCGCCCGCTGA